The window TCGCCTTCCTCGAACGCATCCCGTTCTTCAAGCCGGACTTCATCCGCTTCCTCGGTCTGTTCCGCTTCAATCCCTGCTATGTGCAGATGGGCGTCGAGAATGGCGAGTTCTTCCTCCGCCTCAATGGCCCCTGGCTGCATGTGATCCTCTTCGAGGTGCCGCTGCTGGCGACCATCAGCGAGGTGCGCAATCGCCACCGCTATCCGGGCGCCTCGCTGACGGCGGTGCGTGATCGTCTGCAGGAGAAGTTCCTCTGGCTGCGTGGCGAGACCAGCGCCGAGGAACTGGCCGGGTTCAAGATGGCCGACTTCGGCACCCGCCGGCGCTTCTCCTATCCGGTGCAGGAGGCCGTGGTGCGGGACCTGCGCGATGGTTTCCCCGGTCACTTCGTCGGCACCAGCAATGTGCACCTGGCGCGCCAGCTGGGGGTGAAGCCTTTGGGCACCATGGCCCACGAATGGCTGATGGCGCACCAGCAGCTCGGCCCGCGGTTGATCGACAGCCAGGCCGCCGCGCTGGACTGCTGGGTTCGCGAATACCGTGGCCAGTTGGGCATCGCCTTGACCGACTGCATCACCATGGATGCCTTCCTGGCCGATTTCGACCTGTATTTCGCCAAGCTCTTCGACGGCCTGCGCCATGACTCGGGCGACCCGCTGGCGTGGGCGGAAAAGGCTATCCGTCATTACGAGCGCCTGGGCATCGATCCGCGCAGCAAGACCCTGGTGTTCTCAGACGGTCTGAATCTGCCGCGCGCCCTGGAAATCTACCGGGCGCTGCGCGGTCGTATCGACGTCAGCTTCGGCATCGGCACCCACTTCACCTGCGATGTGCCCGGTGCCACGCCGATGAACATCGTGCTGAAGATGGCCGCCTGCAACGGGCACCCGGTGGCGAAGATTTCCGATACGCCGGGCAAGACCCAGTGCAGGGATGAGAACTTCCTGCACTACCTCAAGCATGTCTTCAAAGTGCCGGGCTAGTCGATTGCGCAGTGCCGCGGGACGCGCCACTCTTGCTGTTGAATTCATCGCGACAGGCCCACTGAAGGGGAACAACGGATGTCATCCACGAACGAACTCATCATCGGCGCAGGTCCCGACGGCCAGCCGGTCGGCCAGGCCTGGAAGCTCGCCAACCGCCACGGCCTGATCGCCGGCGCTACCGGCACCGGCAAGACGGTCACCCTGCAGCGCCTGGCCGAGTCCTTCAGCGATGCTGGCATCGCGGTCTTCGCCGCCGACATCAAGGGCGACCTGTGCGGCATCGCCGCCGCCGGCAACCCACAGGGCAAGGTGGCCGAGCGCATCGCCAGCATGCCCTGGCTGAACTACACCCCCAAGGCCTATCCGGTGAGCCTGTGGGATGTGGCCGGCAAGTCCGGTCATCCGCTGCGTACCACGTTGTCGGAGAT of the Pseudomonas sp. PSE14 genome contains:
- the pncB gene encoding nicotinate phosphoribosyltransferase, yielding MSDSVFSRRIVQNLLDTDFYKLSMMQAVLHNYPNAEVEWEFRCRNEEDLRAYLDPVREQVEYLSQLSFAPQELAFLERIPFFKPDFIRFLGLFRFNPCYVQMGVENGEFFLRLNGPWLHVILFEVPLLATISEVRNRHRYPGASLTAVRDRLQEKFLWLRGETSAEELAGFKMADFGTRRRFSYPVQEAVVRDLRDGFPGHFVGTSNVHLARQLGVKPLGTMAHEWLMAHQQLGPRLIDSQAAALDCWVREYRGQLGIALTDCITMDAFLADFDLYFAKLFDGLRHDSGDPLAWAEKAIRHYERLGIDPRSKTLVFSDGLNLPRALEIYRALRGRIDVSFGIGTHFTCDVPGATPMNIVLKMAACNGHPVAKISDTPGKTQCRDENFLHYLKHVFKVPG